Sequence from the Methanobrevibacter arboriphilus genome:
GAAAAAAAAGTTGAAGATACAATTTGTCAACTTTACAAAAAAGCAGCAATAAGTTTACCAGAAGATGTTAAAATATCGTTAGAATCTGCTCTTAAAGTAGAGAATGATGAATTACCCCAGCTAAATATTGAAGCTATTTTAAAAAATATTGAAGTTGCAGAAAAAAAAGCAATTCCAATGTGTCAAGATACAGGATTGCCTATAATTTTTGTAAAAATTGGGAAAGTTGAATTTGAAGATAACAATATTTATGAAACAATATACAATGGGATAATAAAAGGAGTTCAAAAAGCAACAAAAAAAACACCCCTTCGACCAAATATAGTGGATCCTATAACAAGAGAAAATAGTGGTAACAATAGTGGAACAATGATTCCTCAAATTGACATAGAATTAATAAATGAAAATTATATTGAATTTACAATACTCCCCAAAGGATTTGGATCTGAGAATAATAATGCTTTGAAAATGGCTTTACCAGGAGAAGGTATAGAAGGAGTAAAAAATTTTGTAGTCGAAACTGTTTTAAAAGCTGGCGGAAAACCATGCCCCCCAATTGTAGTTGGAGTTGGAATAGGTGGAACCTCAGACCTTGCTTTGAAAACCGCTAAAAAAGCACTTCTTGAAAAATTAGGAGATAAAAATCCAGACCCTCTACTTAATAAACTAGAAGATTCAATATTAAAAGAAATAAATAATAGTGGAATTGGTCCAATGGGATTGGGCGGTAAAACAACTGCATTAGGTGTTAAAGTCAAAAAAGTTTCTACACATACTGCAGGACTTCCTATTGGAGTATGTATTCAATGTTGGGCACATAGACACGCTACAGCAAGGTTAAAATAAATTAATTAAAAATTATGGAATATTTATTAGAATATTATTTATTATAGAAGTTATTATAAAAAATATTAATTAAAAATATTAATTATCTTATTTAAAAGTATTAGAAATATATAAAAATATTGAGAATATTAAAAATATTAGGAATGTTAATAATATTAGAATATAAAAAATTAAAAATTAGTTTAATAATTAGTTTAATAGTTAATTTAATATTTAGTCTAATTATTAGCCTAATTATTAGTTTTATGATT
This genomic interval carries:
- a CDS encoding fumarate hydratase; this translates as MITEKKVEDTICQLYKKAAISLPEDVKISLESALKVENDELPQLNIEAILKNIEVAEKKAIPMCQDTGLPIIFVKIGKVEFEDNNIYETIYNGIIKGVQKATKKTPLRPNIVDPITRENSGNNSGTMIPQIDIELINENYIEFTILPKGFGSENNNALKMALPGEGIEGVKNFVVETVLKAGGKPCPPIVVGVGIGGTSDLALKTAKKALLEKLGDKNPDPLLNKLEDSILKEINNSGIGPMGLGGKTTALGVKVKKVSTHTAGLPIGVCIQCWAHRHATARLK